The following coding sequences lie in one Bordetella genomosp. 9 genomic window:
- a CDS encoding OmpA family protein, with translation MRDDIEAGPDPAVPTWAVFGDLMSGLLGAFVLILVGVIAVQLELSAKLEAEVQQRQQETQRRQALEEALAAPLAAGRVTLVNGRIGISGSVLFALNSDQLQPEGREVLKSLAQPLAGYLRTRDEILMVSGFTDDQQVREGNRRFADNWELSAQRALTVTRELIAAGVPSNAVFAAAFGAEQPVASNADAEGRAKNRRVEIAPIPRSSSNAAQGQAQPATPSSSPAAAHE, from the coding sequence ATGAGAGACGACATCGAAGCAGGCCCCGACCCCGCCGTCCCGACCTGGGCGGTTTTCGGCGACTTGATGTCGGGGCTGCTGGGCGCCTTCGTGCTGATCCTGGTGGGCGTCATTGCCGTACAGCTCGAACTCTCCGCCAAGCTGGAGGCCGAGGTGCAACAGCGCCAGCAGGAAACCCAGCGCCGCCAGGCGCTGGAAGAAGCGCTGGCCGCGCCGCTCGCAGCCGGCCGCGTCACGCTGGTGAACGGCCGGATCGGCATCAGCGGCAGCGTGCTGTTCGCGCTGAACTCGGATCAGCTGCAGCCGGAAGGCCGGGAAGTGTTGAAGAGCCTTGCCCAACCGCTGGCCGGTTACCTGCGCACGCGTGACGAGATCCTGATGGTCAGCGGCTTCACGGACGATCAACAGGTGCGCGAGGGCAACCGCCGCTTCGCCGACAATTGGGAATTGTCCGCGCAGCGTGCGCTCACGGTCACGCGCGAACTGATCGCCGCCGGCGTGCCGTCGAACGCGGTCTTCGCGGCGGCCTTCGGCGCGGAGCAGCCCGTGGCGTCCAACGCGGATGCCGAAGGCCGCGCGAAGAACAGGCGCGTGGAAATCGCGCCGATCCCGCGATCCTCGTCCAATGCGGCGCAAGGGCAGGCGCAGCCCGCCACGCCATCGTCGTCGCCGGCAGCCGCGCATGAATAA
- a CDS encoding SDR family NAD(P)-dependent oxidoreductase — protein sequence MQGRLQDKIALVMGGGASLPEIGISNGQAVALTYAREGARVAVADVNLDAAEATVAMIRDEGGDAFALQADVSRHEDVARTVRAVADRWQGLDILHNNVGIEYMGGPVDTPEAAWDRVHDVNLKSVFLACKEAIPVMQQRGRGSIVNVSSTASLQYTGIPYLAYNSSKAALNHVSRIIARQYAPDQIRCNVVVPGYMDTPHIRVMYGDLPPEGFAEAMRQRDARCPMGRQGTCWDVAKAALFLASDEAAYVTGALLVVDGGATL from the coding sequence ATGCAAGGCCGATTGCAGGACAAGATTGCGCTGGTGATGGGCGGCGGAGCGTCGCTGCCCGAAATCGGAATCAGCAACGGGCAGGCCGTGGCCCTGACCTATGCGCGGGAAGGCGCGCGCGTGGCGGTGGCGGACGTGAACCTGGACGCGGCCGAAGCGACCGTGGCGATGATACGAGACGAAGGCGGCGATGCTTTCGCGCTGCAGGCCGACGTCAGCCGCCACGAGGACGTCGCCCGTACGGTGCGGGCTGTCGCCGACCGCTGGCAGGGACTGGACATCCTGCACAACAACGTCGGTATCGAATACATGGGCGGCCCGGTCGACACGCCCGAAGCCGCCTGGGACCGGGTCCACGACGTCAACCTGAAGAGCGTGTTCCTGGCTTGCAAGGAAGCCATCCCGGTCATGCAGCAGCGCGGACGCGGCAGCATCGTCAACGTATCGTCCACGGCGAGCCTGCAGTACACCGGCATTCCCTACCTGGCCTACAACTCTTCCAAGGCCGCCCTGAACCACGTATCGCGCATCATTGCGCGCCAATACGCGCCCGACCAGATCCGCTGCAACGTCGTGGTGCCCGGCTACATGGACACGCCGCACATCCGCGTGATGTACGGCGACCTTCCCCCGGAAGGCTTTGCGGAAGCGATGCGCCAGCGCGATGCCCGCTGCCCCATGGGGCGCCAGGGCACCTGCTGGGACGTGGCGAAGGCGGCGCTGTTCCTGGCTTCGGACGAGGCCGCGTATGTGACGGGCGCGCTGCTGGTCGTGGACGGCGGCGCGACGCTGTAG
- a CDS encoding LysE family translocator, translating to MLDGIHLPLILGAALIAAGSPGPATLAIASTSMTSGRRFGLALASGITSGSVVWSVAAAFGLSAAMLANVWIFETLRYVGAAYLLYLGAKSIRSALRPKGIAIAQARYVSWRQAYVKGLVLHLTNPKAILFFGSLYAVGVPAHTPPESLAVIVLAIAAQSLLLFHGYALLFSSAAMTRGYLRLRRPLEALFAAAFVAAGVKVLLSRAP from the coding sequence ATGCTCGACGGCATACATCTTCCGCTCATCCTCGGCGCGGCGCTGATTGCGGCCGGCTCGCCGGGTCCCGCCACGCTGGCGATCGCCAGCACCTCGATGACCTCGGGCCGCCGTTTCGGGCTGGCGCTGGCCTCCGGCATCACGAGCGGGTCGGTGGTCTGGTCCGTGGCCGCGGCATTCGGCCTGAGCGCCGCCATGCTGGCCAACGTGTGGATATTCGAGACGCTGCGCTATGTGGGCGCCGCCTACCTGCTGTATCTGGGCGCCAAATCGATAAGGTCCGCGCTGCGGCCCAAGGGCATCGCAATCGCGCAAGCACGGTATGTATCCTGGCGCCAAGCCTATGTGAAAGGGCTGGTCCTGCATTTGACCAATCCGAAGGCGATTCTTTTCTTCGGCTCCTTGTACGCCGTCGGCGTCCCGGCCCATACGCCCCCGGAATCGCTGGCCGTCATCGTGCTGGCCATCGCCGCGCAAAGCCTGTTGCTGTTCCATGGCTACGCGCTGCTCTTCTCCAGCGCCGCCATGACGCGCGGTTATCTGAGATTGCGGCGGCCGCTCGAGGCGCTCTTCGCCGCGGCCTTCGTCGCCGCCGGCGTAAAGGTGTTGCTCTCACGCGCGCCGTAA
- a CDS encoding DUF802 domain-containing protein — protein sequence MTRILNIAVFLVGLGIVAWVGTGYAANPIALAVTVAIAVFYVAGAVELWRYHGATGTLDRAVGNLSGAPAKLEEWLDQLHPSLRVATRLRVEGERAALPGPALTPYLVGLLVLLGMLGTFLGMVGTLRGTGIALESAADLQAIRASLAAPVKGLGFAFGTSVAGVATSAMLGLLSAFCRRERVQAGQRLDARIATTLRVYSPAHQREESLKLLQRQAEAMPALVDRLEAMIAGLERQSQAAIQQMAAGQDALQSRTDAAHAKLAASQEAFHERTETAYARLAESFAQSLKAGVAESARAASDAIQPAVQATLAGFTRETAAWRETVAQAMTQQLDGLSARFEGSTQAVADIWKQALAEQQQAGAALTEDLRACLDRFSGTFEQRSAALLDGVSSRLDGVSGRLSQAWTQALSEQTRTGERLAGENRQALGAAVAALEQQSASLLQALDQSHAGLRADLASRDEARLAVWRDTFGEMTRSLRDEWREATAGAVSRQQEICEVLARTADEISASTKTHARETIGEIGRLVHVASEAPKAAAEVIAELRQKLSDSMVRDNAMLDERNRLLETVSTLLDAVNHAAHEQRQAVDALVATSAQLLERVGAQFTDKLDNASTAFSDKLENVEAGFGDTVERVSTRLTDNLDAVGSKFADTVQAVGMRFSDNVEAVGARFNDTVAAVGTQLSGTLESVGSRFTETVDTVGGRFTDTVESAATRFTDTVETAGSRFTDAIEGVGTQFTETVEGVGTRFTATVEGAGTRFTETVETVGARLTETVEGVGTRLTETVETVGSRYTETVEGVGTRFTDTVEAAAARFADTTEATGTRFADTTETLGMHLADAVESAGTRFGDTVQAVGAELAGTLESVGSRFSETASHEAGRLSAAAEQVAGGTNDIAALGEAFGEAVRDFGATSERLAAQLQSIETALEKSGARSDEQLAYYVAQAREVVDLSVLSQKQIIEALQDLTAQRADSGADAV from the coding sequence GATCGCCGTGTTCTATGTTGCCGGCGCGGTGGAGCTATGGCGCTATCACGGCGCCACCGGCACCCTGGATCGCGCCGTGGGAAATCTGTCCGGGGCGCCCGCGAAGCTGGAGGAATGGCTCGACCAGCTGCACCCCAGCCTGCGGGTGGCCACGCGATTGCGCGTGGAAGGCGAGCGGGCCGCCCTCCCCGGGCCGGCGCTCACGCCGTATCTGGTCGGTCTGCTGGTGCTGCTCGGCATGCTGGGCACCTTTCTCGGCATGGTCGGCACCTTGCGCGGCACCGGTATCGCGCTTGAGAGCGCCGCGGACCTGCAGGCCATACGCGCATCCCTTGCCGCCCCCGTGAAGGGCCTGGGCTTTGCCTTCGGCACATCGGTGGCCGGCGTCGCGACCTCCGCCATGCTGGGCCTGCTGTCGGCGTTCTGCCGCCGCGAGCGCGTACAGGCCGGCCAACGGCTGGATGCCCGGATCGCCACGACGCTGCGCGTCTACTCGCCTGCCCATCAGCGCGAGGAAAGTCTGAAGCTGCTGCAGCGCCAGGCCGAAGCCATGCCGGCGCTGGTGGATCGCCTGGAAGCGATGATCGCGGGCCTGGAACGGCAAAGCCAGGCAGCGATACAGCAAATGGCCGCGGGCCAGGATGCCCTGCAGAGCCGCACGGACGCGGCTCACGCCAAACTAGCCGCCAGCCAGGAGGCCTTCCATGAAAGAACGGAAACTGCCTACGCGCGGCTGGCCGAGTCTTTCGCGCAGTCGCTGAAAGCCGGCGTCGCGGAAAGCGCGCGCGCCGCCAGCGACGCCATCCAGCCCGCGGTGCAGGCCACCCTGGCGGGATTCACGCGCGAAACAGCGGCGTGGCGCGAGACTGTCGCACAGGCGATGACGCAGCAGTTGGACGGCCTGTCGGCGCGCTTCGAAGGTTCCACCCAGGCCGTGGCCGATATATGGAAGCAGGCCCTGGCCGAACAGCAACAGGCCGGCGCCGCGCTGACGGAAGACCTGCGCGCCTGCCTCGATCGCTTTTCCGGGACCTTCGAACAGCGCTCCGCCGCCCTGCTAGACGGCGTGTCGTCCCGCCTGGACGGCGTTTCCGGCCGCCTGTCCCAAGCCTGGACGCAGGCGCTGTCCGAACAGACGCGCACCGGCGAGCGGCTGGCGGGCGAGAACCGCCAGGCGCTGGGCGCGGCCGTGGCCGCCCTGGAACAGCAATCGGCCTCGCTGCTGCAGGCGCTGGACCAATCGCACGCCGGCCTGCGCGCCGATCTGGCGTCCCGCGACGAAGCGCGGCTGGCCGTATGGCGCGACACCTTCGGCGAAATGACGCGCTCTCTGCGCGACGAATGGCGTGAAGCCACCGCGGGTGCCGTCAGCCGGCAGCAGGAAATCTGCGAGGTCCTGGCGCGCACCGCCGACGAAATCTCGGCCAGCACGAAAACCCACGCGCGCGAGACCATCGGCGAAATCGGCCGGCTGGTGCACGTGGCGTCGGAAGCGCCGAAGGCCGCCGCTGAAGTCATCGCGGAACTGCGCCAGAAACTGTCCGACAGCATGGTGCGCGACAACGCCATGCTGGACGAGCGCAATCGTTTGCTGGAGACCGTTTCCACCCTGCTGGACGCCGTCAACCATGCCGCGCACGAGCAGCGCCAGGCCGTGGACGCACTTGTGGCGACGTCGGCGCAGCTGCTCGAACGCGTCGGGGCGCAGTTCACGGACAAGCTGGACAATGCCAGCACGGCGTTCTCCGACAAACTGGAAAACGTGGAGGCCGGGTTCGGCGACACCGTCGAGCGCGTCAGCACGCGCCTGACCGACAATCTGGACGCCGTCGGTTCCAAATTCGCCGACACCGTGCAGGCCGTGGGTATGCGCTTCAGCGACAACGTCGAAGCCGTTGGCGCCCGCTTCAACGACACGGTCGCGGCCGTGGGGACCCAGCTCAGCGGCACGCTGGAAAGCGTCGGTTCCCGATTCACGGAAACGGTGGACACCGTTGGCGGACGCTTTACCGACACGGTCGAAAGCGCCGCGACGCGTTTTACGGACACCGTGGAGACCGCCGGGAGCCGATTCACCGACGCCATCGAAGGCGTTGGAACGCAGTTCACGGAAACCGTCGAGGGCGTTGGAACGCGCTTCACGGCAACCGTCGAAGGCGCCGGCACGCGCTTCACGGAAACCGTGGAGACCGTGGGGGCACGCCTGACGGAGACCGTCGAAGGTGTGGGCACTCGCCTTACCGAAACCGTCGAAACCGTCGGTTCCCGCTACACGGAGACCGTGGAAGGCGTCGGAACCCGCTTCACCGACACCGTTGAAGCCGCCGCGGCGCGGTTCGCGGACACGACGGAGGCGACCGGCACGCGCTTCGCGGATACCACGGAAACCCTGGGCATGCATCTCGCGGACGCGGTCGAGTCGGCGGGCACCCGCTTCGGCGACACCGTGCAGGCCGTGGGCGCCGAACTCGCCGGCACGCTGGAATCCGTTGGATCCCGCTTTTCCGAAACCGCCAGCCACGAAGCCGGCCGGCTATCGGCCGCCGCCGAACAGGTGGCCGGCGGGACAAACGACATCGCGGCGCTGGGCGAAGCCTTCGGCGAGGCCGTGCGCGACTTCGGCGCGACCAGCGAGCGATTGGCGGCGCAGTTGCAAAGCATCGAGACGGCCCTGGAAAAATCGGGCGCGCGCAGCGACGAACAGTTGGCCTACTACGTAGCCCAGGCCCGTGAAGTGGTCGACCTCAGCGTGCTGTCGCAGAAGCAGATCATCGAAGCGCTGCAGGATCTGACCGCGCAGCGCGCGGACAGCGGCGCCGACGCGGTATGA
- a CDS encoding GntR family transcriptional regulator — MPTPSHSPFDLLRSMTLSGLVQEEILRGIKSGELTVGSRLNESELSQRLGVSRSPLREAFRALEEAGLVRLEKNRGVFIRDLSDEEAAELYDLRSGLDEMVGRRLAPRITDAQLAELGELLTELETNAGRQGVNRYFELNVAFHDRMVEMTGNAALLGVYRQVVNRMHLLRRRGFTLAGSSAASHAEHRAILQALAARDADAAANALRQHALNGHRRALTAHRLEESGTPTAA, encoded by the coding sequence ATGCCTACCCCTTCCCACTCGCCGTTCGATCTGTTGCGCTCCATGACCCTGTCGGGCCTGGTGCAGGAGGAAATCCTGCGCGGCATCAAGTCCGGCGAATTGACGGTAGGCTCGCGGCTGAACGAGAGCGAGCTGTCACAGCGATTGGGCGTCAGCCGCAGCCCGTTGCGCGAAGCCTTCCGCGCCCTGGAAGAAGCGGGTCTGGTGCGTTTGGAGAAGAACCGCGGCGTATTCATCCGCGACCTTTCCGATGAAGAAGCGGCCGAACTCTACGATTTGCGCTCGGGACTGGACGAGATGGTGGGACGCCGGCTGGCCCCGCGCATCACCGACGCGCAACTCGCCGAACTCGGGGAATTGCTGACCGAGCTGGAAACCAATGCGGGCCGGCAAGGGGTGAACCGTTATTTCGAGTTGAACGTCGCCTTCCATGACCGCATGGTCGAGATGACCGGCAACGCGGCCCTGCTCGGCGTCTACCGGCAGGTCGTCAACCGCATGCACCTGTTGCGCCGGCGCGGCTTCACACTGGCAGGCAGCTCCGCCGCGTCGCACGCGGAACACCGCGCGATCCTGCAGGCGCTGGCGGCCCGCGACGCGGACGCGGCGGCCAACGCCTTGCGCCAGCATGCCTTGAACGGCCATCGGCGCGCGCTGACGGCGCATCGCCTGGAAGAAAGCGGAACGCCCACCGCCGCATAG
- a CDS encoding NADH:flavin oxidoreductase/NADH oxidase produces the protein MSTLFTPFKLKDVTLRNRIAVPPMCQYSAQDGYTNEWHQVHYPGIARGGAGLVIVEATAVSPEGRITPNCTGLWDDRQAEGMARIAAGIKAAGAVPGIQIGHAGRKASANRPWEGDDHIPETDPRAWQTISPSALAFGGGLSRVPRAMTLADIERVKADFAAAARRARDAGFQWLELHFAHGYLAQSFFSVHANQRDDRYGGNFEGRSRFLLETLAAVREVWPENLPLTARFGVIEYDGRDEQTLAESIALTRAMRAGGLDLLNVSVGFSTPQANVPWGVAFLAPVAERVRREAELPVAAAWCIDGAQTVERVVAQGQMDLVMIGRAHLANPHYPYQLALELKAQRPAWTLPAPYAYWLERYKGPGKAAAQ, from the coding sequence ATGTCCACATTGTTCACACCCTTCAAGCTCAAAGACGTCACGCTCCGCAATCGCATCGCCGTTCCGCCCATGTGCCAATACAGCGCACAGGACGGCTACACCAACGAATGGCACCAGGTCCATTACCCCGGCATCGCCCGCGGCGGCGCCGGCCTGGTGATCGTCGAAGCCACCGCGGTATCGCCGGAAGGCCGCATCACGCCGAACTGCACCGGCCTTTGGGACGACCGTCAGGCCGAAGGCATGGCCCGCATCGCGGCCGGCATCAAGGCCGCCGGCGCGGTCCCCGGGATCCAGATCGGCCATGCCGGGCGCAAGGCCAGCGCCAATCGCCCCTGGGAAGGCGACGACCACATCCCCGAAACCGACCCGCGCGCATGGCAGACGATCTCGCCGTCCGCGCTGGCGTTCGGCGGCGGGCTGTCCCGCGTACCGCGCGCCATGACGCTGGCCGATATCGAGCGCGTCAAGGCGGATTTCGCCGCGGCGGCCCGCCGCGCCCGCGATGCGGGTTTCCAATGGCTCGAACTGCACTTTGCGCATGGCTACCTGGCGCAAAGCTTTTTCTCGGTCCACGCGAACCAGCGCGATGACCGCTATGGCGGCAACTTCGAGGGACGCAGCCGCTTTCTTCTGGAAACCCTGGCGGCGGTGCGCGAAGTCTGGCCGGAGAACCTGCCATTGACCGCGCGCTTCGGCGTCATCGAATACGACGGCCGCGACGAGCAGACCCTGGCCGAATCCATCGCCTTGACGCGCGCCATGCGGGCGGGCGGTCTGGACCTGTTGAACGTCAGCGTCGGCTTTTCCACGCCACAGGCCAATGTTCCGTGGGGCGTCGCATTCCTGGCGCCGGTTGCCGAGCGGGTGCGCCGCGAAGCCGAACTCCCCGTTGCGGCGGCCTGGTGCATCGATGGCGCGCAGACCGTGGAACGTGTGGTCGCACAGGGGCAGATGGATCTGGTCATGATCGGCCGCGCCCACCTGGCCAATCCGCACTACCCGTATCAGCTTGCATTGGAGCTGAAAGCGCAGCGTCCGGCGTGGACGCTGCCCGCTCCGTATGCGTACTGGCTGGAGCGCTACAAAGGTCCGGGCAAGGCTGCCGCGCAATGA
- a CDS encoding LysR family transcriptional regulator, with protein MLLPQWLRTFAVLAELRHFTRTADRLGLTQAAVSQHVRHLEQELGPLLVRRPRQIELTPAGEALLQYCRDVERAGQHLRQRLGSTDAAHGDISIVTPGSIGLALYPLLLDLQQLRPGLAIRHRFAPDVEVLEAVLQNRYELGVLTMKPDDPRLAAEPFAEEPLELVAPADARIEQWDDLVRLGFIDHPDGQAMASRLLSRRFPGAPGIRDVPVRGFSNQVGLILEPVARGLGFTVLPRYANRAFRRQHAIQIVECGTPVVDRLWLIHRSEWPLSPRARSAVTWLRENLAAPLN; from the coding sequence ATGCTGCTGCCGCAATGGCTGCGCACCTTCGCCGTCCTGGCGGAATTGCGCCACTTCACCCGCACGGCCGACCGGCTGGGCCTGACCCAGGCCGCCGTCAGCCAGCACGTTCGCCACCTGGAACAGGAACTGGGCCCCTTGCTCGTACGCCGGCCGCGCCAGATCGAACTGACGCCGGCAGGCGAGGCGCTGCTGCAATACTGCCGCGACGTGGAGCGCGCCGGCCAGCACCTGCGGCAGCGCCTGGGCTCCACCGATGCAGCGCACGGCGACATCAGCATCGTCACGCCGGGGAGTATCGGCCTGGCGCTGTATCCCCTGCTGCTGGACCTGCAGCAGCTGCGACCCGGTCTTGCCATACGCCATCGTTTCGCGCCCGACGTCGAAGTGCTGGAAGCGGTGCTGCAGAACCGCTACGAGCTGGGCGTGCTGACCATGAAGCCGGACGACCCGCGGCTGGCGGCGGAGCCCTTCGCCGAAGAACCCTTGGAGCTGGTTGCGCCCGCGGACGCCCGCATCGAGCAATGGGACGATCTCGTTCGTCTCGGCTTCATCGACCACCCCGACGGTCAAGCCATGGCAAGCCGGCTGCTCAGCCGGCGCTTCCCCGGCGCGCCGGGCATCCGTGACGTCCCGGTACGGGGGTTCAGCAATCAGGTAGGTCTGATCCTGGAGCCGGTGGCCCGGGGGCTCGGATTCACTGTCCTGCCCCGCTACGCCAACCGCGCCTTCCGCCGTCAGCACGCCATCCAGATCGTCGAATGCGGCACGCCAGTCGTCGATCGGCTCTGGCTGATCCACCGATCGGAATGGCCCTTGTCGCCGCGCGCGCGCAGCGCCGTGACGTGGCTGCGGGAGAACCTGGCCGCGCCTCTAAACTAG
- a CDS encoding tetratricopeptide repeat protein produces the protein MQPKTFARSLFLVVSLLIGFAAVAADATPDQVYEAAQAGRYGEAQSMMDQILRDHPNSAKAHFVEAELLGKQGKLAQAQEELNIALRLDPSQNFARPGAVQELQTLIAAGHPSPARQAIAGIPWGLIIGIVVVALVVLMIMRARASANARARAGYGPAAGGLNRYPPAGPGTPYGPGAGYGSAAGPGAPGYGGAGGMGSGIMGGLATGAAVGAGVVAGEALMNRVLHGGSGTAAQGNDSVASADSAQPPDASNPAEQTYDMGGKDFGLRDASSWDDPGNAGGDPWDDGGNTRNVAWNDDGGSGGWDDGGGFTDDGSNDDDWT, from the coding sequence ATGCAACCCAAGACATTCGCCCGATCGCTTTTTCTTGTCGTCAGTCTGCTGATCGGTTTTGCGGCCGTGGCGGCCGATGCCACGCCCGACCAGGTCTACGAGGCCGCGCAAGCCGGCCGCTATGGCGAAGCGCAGTCCATGATGGATCAGATTCTGCGCGACCATCCCAACAGCGCCAAGGCGCATTTCGTCGAAGCGGAGCTGCTGGGCAAGCAGGGCAAGCTCGCGCAGGCGCAAGAGGAACTGAACATCGCGCTGCGCCTGGATCCCAGCCAGAACTTCGCGCGCCCGGGCGCCGTGCAAGAGCTGCAGACCCTGATTGCCGCGGGACACCCGTCCCCGGCGCGGCAAGCCATCGCCGGCATCCCGTGGGGGCTGATCATCGGCATCGTGGTCGTCGCGCTGGTCGTGCTGATGATCATGCGTGCCCGCGCCAGCGCCAACGCGCGGGCACGTGCCGGCTATGGCCCCGCGGCGGGCGGACTGAACCGTTATCCCCCGGCGGGGCCGGGCACGCCCTACGGACCGGGCGCCGGCTACGGTTCGGCGGCGGGCCCGGGCGCGCCCGGCTATGGCGGCGCGGGCGGAATGGGGTCCGGCATCATGGGCGGCCTGGCGACCGGCGCGGCGGTTGGCGCTGGCGTGGTCGCCGGCGAAGCCTTGATGAATCGCGTGCTGCACGGCGGTTCCGGGACGGCGGCGCAAGGCAACGATAGCGTGGCGTCCGCAGATTCCGCCCAGCCCCCGGATGCTTCGAACCCGGCAGAACAGACTTATGACATGGGCGGCAAAGACTTCGGCCTGCGCGACGCCAGCTCTTGGGACGATCCCGGCAACGCCGGCGGCGATCCATGGGACGATGGCGGCAACACCCGGAACGTCGCCTGGAATGACGACGGCGGATCCGGCGGCTGGGACGATGGCGGCGGCTTCACCGACGACGGCAGCAACGACGACGACTGGACGTGA
- a CDS encoding Bug family tripartite tricarboxylate transporter substrate binding protein: MKTLARGLFAAGTLAIASMAAMGAASAQEAAGWPAKPITIVVPYAPGGFADTRVRLIASKLEGRLGKPVIVENKAGAGGVVGTTFIARANPDGYTIGTGNLAPMAVNPTLMQSIPYDPAKDLAPVILIENSPLVLSVNNSVKANSLKELIALAQAEPGKLTFGSSGMGGAHHLSGEMFREQAHIDITHVPYKGGNLAATDLMGGHITMMFEMGYSALPAIRGGKVRPIAVTSSHRLKVLPDVPTMAEAGLPGFESYNWQGIVAPAGTPRPIIDRLNQELNAVLKDPEVAKAIEDTGSEAGGGSPEDFGAFIKSETAKWAHVIKQANIAPQ; the protein is encoded by the coding sequence ATGAAAACACTCGCACGCGGCCTGTTCGCCGCCGGCACGCTGGCCATCGCGTCGATGGCCGCCATGGGCGCCGCGTCCGCGCAGGAAGCGGCGGGATGGCCCGCCAAGCCGATCACCATCGTCGTTCCCTACGCGCCGGGCGGTTTCGCCGATACGCGCGTGCGGTTGATCGCCAGCAAGCTCGAAGGCCGCCTTGGAAAGCCCGTGATCGTGGAGAACAAGGCCGGGGCGGGCGGGGTCGTCGGCACGACGTTCATCGCGCGCGCGAATCCGGATGGCTACACCATCGGTACGGGCAATCTGGCGCCGATGGCCGTGAATCCCACGTTGATGCAGTCCATACCCTACGATCCCGCCAAGGATCTGGCGCCGGTCATCCTGATCGAGAACAGCCCCCTGGTGTTGAGCGTGAACAATTCGGTCAAGGCGAACAGCCTGAAGGAGCTGATCGCGCTGGCGCAGGCCGAACCGGGCAAGCTGACTTTCGGGTCTTCCGGCATGGGCGGCGCGCACCATCTGTCCGGCGAGATGTTCCGGGAGCAGGCGCATATCGACATTACGCACGTGCCGTACAAGGGCGGCAACCTGGCTGCGACGGATTTGATGGGCGGCCACATCACCATGATGTTCGAAATGGGATACTCCGCGCTGCCTGCGATCCGCGGCGGCAAGGTGCGTCCCATCGCGGTCACGTCTTCGCATCGCCTGAAGGTGCTGCCTGACGTGCCGACGATGGCCGAGGCGGGCCTGCCCGGCTTCGAGTCGTACAACTGGCAGGGCATCGTCGCGCCGGCCGGCACGCCGCGCCCCATCATCGACCGCCTGAATCAGGAACTGAATGCAGTGCTGAAGGATCCCGAAGTGGCCAAGGCCATCGAAGACACCGGCAGCGAGGCCGGCGGCGGCAGCCCCGAGGACTTCGGCGCGTTCATCAAGTCCGAAACCGCCAAGTGGGCGCACGTTATCAAGCAGGCCAACATCGCTCCCCAGTAA
- a CDS encoding SDR family NAD(P)-dependent oxidoreductase, translating to MNEATTRPLIGKVAIVTGAARNIGRAIAVELGRQGASVIVNAHTSAAEAEQTAALAEQAGGQAAVHLADVSRPEGAQGLIAAAVARFGCIDILVNNAAVRREVRFDDLGWEEWRRVTGVILDGAYLCAHAAAPHLRQSAAGAIVNIGGMSAHSGAPGRAHVVAAKAGLVGLTRALAHDLSDSGVTVNCVVPGLIDTVRGHSAQGAPAHHATHATLLGRRGAAQEVADLVVFLCGPKGRYLTGQTLHANGGAYLG from the coding sequence ATGAATGAAGCAACGACCCGGCCGCTGATCGGCAAGGTGGCCATCGTGACCGGGGCAGCGCGCAATATCGGCCGCGCCATAGCGGTGGAGCTGGGCCGCCAGGGCGCGAGCGTGATCGTCAACGCGCACACGTCGGCCGCCGAAGCCGAGCAGACCGCCGCGCTGGCCGAACAGGCGGGCGGTCAGGCGGCGGTGCACCTGGCCGATGTGTCGCGCCCGGAAGGCGCGCAAGGCCTGATCGCTGCCGCCGTGGCGCGTTTCGGCTGCATCGACATCCTGGTCAACAATGCCGCCGTGCGGCGGGAAGTGCGCTTCGATGACTTGGGATGGGAGGAATGGCGGCGTGTCACGGGCGTGATCCTGGACGGCGCTTATCTGTGCGCGCACGCGGCGGCACCCCATCTGCGTCAATCCGCCGCGGGCGCCATCGTCAACATCGGCGGCATGTCGGCGCACAGCGGCGCGCCGGGCCGTGCGCACGTGGTGGCCGCCAAAGCGGGATTGGTTGGCTTGACCCGCGCGCTCGCGCACGATCTGAGCGACAGCGGCGTGACGGTGAACTGCGTGGTGCCGGGACTCATCGATACCGTCCGCGGCCATTCGGCGCAGGGCGCGCCCGCCCACCACGCGACGCATGCCACCTTGCTTGGCCGGCGCGGCGCCGCGCAGGAAGTGGCCGATCTGGTCGTCTTTCTCTGCGGTCCCAAGGGCCGCTATCTGACCGGACAGACGCTGCACGCCAACGGCGGCGCCTATCTGGGCTAG